One window of Oncorhynchus masou masou isolate Uvic2021 chromosome 28, UVic_Omas_1.1, whole genome shotgun sequence genomic DNA carries:
- the LOC135518521 gene encoding lipase member H-like yields MLLWRLFGLIGFLTLCKGQDSGVGALCDDFTDLDFHESFLRTTLNIKLLLYTKYNLRCGRELNHHQLSSQPLFNLSLPTAFVIHGYRPTRAPPFWVDHVVQLLSEQEDMNILVVDWNRGAANLNYFTAVTNTRQAANNLTGFILNMQAEGAPLSSVHLIGSSLGAHLAGFVGANLKGKIGRITGLDPAGPMFTGATPEERLDPSDAMFVDVLHTDINSFGLRGQHGHIDYYANGGSDQPGCPKTIFSGRSYFMCDHQRSVFLYLCALNRTCSLTAYPCSSYSDFLDGQCLQCEAFKPAPCPMLGYDVSRWRDILLRLGQTKVYFTTTATLPYKKVSYMVDMVTWNRYPRWGVLILRLHSGRNFTEARIDHKLFRFEQYTSTRLLVQFDEDLQPIQKISLSIATRNVIGPRYKIRLIRIRLAPLEQPDRPLMCRYDIIMEENIEVAFRPLPCDPRL; encoded by the exons gCCAGGATAGTGGTGTAGGTGCACTGTGTGATGACTTTACAGACCTGGACTTCCATGAGAGCTTCCTCAGGACCACCCTGAACATTAAGCTGCTGCTCTACACCAA GTATAACCTACGCTGCGGCAGAGAGTTGAACCACCACCAGCTGTCCTCCCAGCCACTCTTCAACCTCTCCCTGCCCACGGCTTTCGTCATCCACGGCTACCGGCCCACCAGGGCCCCTCCGTTCTGGGTGGACCACGTCGTCCAGCTGCTGTCTGAGCAGGAGGACATGAACATCCTGGTGGTGGACTGGAACAGAGGAGCTGCTAACCTCAACTACTTCACTGCTGTGACCAACACACGACAGGCTGCCAACAACCTCACCGGCTTCATACTCAACATGCAG gcagagGGAGCGCCTCTGAGTTCGGTCCACCTGATTGGGTCGAGTCTGGGAGCTCACCTGGCTGGGTTCGTAGGAGCAAACCTGAAGGGCAAGATCGGCCGCATCACAG GTCTGGACCCAGCAGGGCCCATGTTCACTGGAGCGACACCTGAGGAGAGACTTGACCCTTCAGACGCCATGTTTGTAGATGTACTACACACTGACATAAACT CGTTTGGTCTCAGAGGTCAACATGGTCATATTGACTACTACGCCAACGGAGGATCTGACCAGCCAGGCTGCCCCAAGACCATCTTCTCAG GGAGGTCATATTTCATGTGTGACCACCAGCGCTCTGTGTTCCTGTACCTGTGTGCTCTCAACCGAACCTGCAGTCTCACAGCCTACCCCTGCTCCTCCTACAGCGACTTCCTGGATGGCCAGTGCCTGCAGTGTGAGGCTTTTAAGCCCGCACCCTGCCCTATGCTAG GTTATGACGTCAGCAGGTGGAGGGATATTCTTCTGCGATTGGGTCAGACCAAGGTATACTTCACCACCACTGCCACGTTGCCCTATAAAA agGTCAGCTACATGGTGGACATGGTGACATGGAACCGGTACCCTCGCTGGGGAGTCCTCATCCTCAGACTCCACAGTGGCAGGAACTTCACTGAGGCACGCATTGACCA tAAGCTGTTCAGGTTTGAGCAGTACACCTCCACCCGTCTGTTGGTCCAGTTTGATGAGGACCTTCAGCCCATCCAGAAGATATCCCTCAGCATTGCTACCAGAAACGTGATAGGCCCTCGCTACAAAATCCGACTAATCCGCATCCGCCTCGCCCCCCTGGAGCAACCCGACAG gccGCTGATGTGTCGCTATGACATCATCATGGAGGAGAATATTGAGGTGGCGTTCCGCCCTCTGCCCTGCGACCCTCGTCTCTGA
- the LOC135517192 gene encoding thyroid hormone receptor-associated protein 3-like: MLRPRSRSPHYSHRVSPRRQDGRRFPWDDPDFNPQQVLADLGRLPGEDQWVRFMDEIHPDGPEGHRRPVSPGLHRLDHHLPPEEFHHRRIPSAPHELGYTERRRLSPHDGRGGGRGKGSGSEGLPHSPQRLPREKLPSLAPQHPHYSPDHHQIVSSTGWRREEQDQSQGRSRDRSPRERVQGGGKGERRGGDFPGPYGDRSRDDMHREKSTISDRNRREADEAVHPGYGKETEFRVRRPSLERPREGYGGGGPRGRRGPSGSHDGRGPGTLIVEHDHGIINSRGPELYDNQRGRGPDQSPSHDRFSHRHHRARATEERFRKSGSRSNTREEARGRLDHEERRGPVHEERRGPVHEERRGPVHEERRGPVHEERRGPVHEERRGLVHEERRGPVHEERRGPVHEERRGPIHEERRGPVHEERRGPVHEERRGPVHEEKRGPVHEEKRGPVHEERRGPVHEERRGPVHEERRGPVHEERRGPVHEERRGPVHEEKRGPVHEERRGPVHEERRGPVHEERRGPVHEERRGPVHEERRGPVHEARRGPVHEERRGPVHEARRGPVHEERRGPVHEERRSPVHEERRGPIHEARRGPIHESRRSTDRHGRASPMGFQDRGSPTEPRARNSAFRGERGAPAQGGKRQMGPSMNQPRPLIQGMQGYRPRDAIPQHSPPEHQVYQPRGGVWVMEPREEVPGWAEVSNKEPRCEKDRGPGPRGGRPPAQGRMDPRKPQHSDLNPNWNQQQNDMGMPRMGAGEKETLTIKVDMNRPVGQNSQLCYSSDRQLSLDLVNVGRQRLDFLPMLEHSGTYQESAMHSGTFAQEIITLVHQVKEHYFRGDGVTLNERFSGPQDGGLPEEEEQEEEGPTLNRLFNMSMSEPDMEPVFSKVGRMQRQQQAVRDPRDLRHDLERRRQERLEGVKVTIPGGRLSQHPLAAGSDHQGGYGREEDEEQEGFSGWSGPPQRGRRWPGDMGGQRRGGMIRQDMGDQQRNNWPPNSPCNLPGSTRQQNHNINGANW, from the exons ATGTTGAGGCCACGGTCACGATCGCCCCACTATTCTCACAG AGTTAGTCCGCGCAGGCAGGATGGTCGGCGGTTCCCCTGGGACGACCCAGACTTCAACCCCCAGCAGGTGCTGGCTGACCTGGGCAGGCTGCCTGGGGAGGATCAGTGGGTTCGCTTCATGGACGAGATCCACCCAGATGGCCCAGAGGGCCACAGAAGACCTGTTTCCCCAGGCCTCCACAGGCTTGACCACCACCTCCCCCCAGAGGAATTCCACCATCGCAGAATCCCATCGGCACCTCACGAGCTGGGCTACACCGAGCGCAGAAGGCTCTCCCCCCATGATGGCAGAGGGGGTGGCAGGGGAAAAGGAAGCGGGAGCGAAGGGCTGCCCCACTCCCCTCAGAGGCTACCCAGAGAGAAGCTGCCATCACTGGCCCCGCAGCACCCTCACTACAGTCCTGACCACCACCAGATAGTGTCCTCTacaggctggagaagagaagagcaggACCAGAGCCAGGGAAGGTCCAGGGACCGCAGCCCCAGGGAGAGGGTTCAGGgtggggggaagggggagaggaggggtggagattTTCCAGGTCCCTATGGAGACCGAAGCAGAGATGACATGCATAGAGAGAAGAGCACCATCTCTGACCGGAACCGGAGGGAAGCTGATGAAGCGGTGCATCCTGG GTACGGGAAGGAGACAGAGTTTAGGGTGCGCCGCCCCTCGTTGGAGAGGCCCCGGGAAGGGTACGGAGGAGGAGGGCCACGGGGGcgcaggggcccctcagggagcCACGATGGCCGGGGGCCTGGAACCCTCATCGTGGAGCATGACCATGGTATTATAAACAGCAGAGGGCCGGAACTCTACGACAACCAGAGGGGCCGTGGCCCCGACCAGAGCCCAAGCCACGACCGATTCAGTCACCGTCACCACCGGGCCAGAGCCACTGAGGAGCGGTTCAGGAAGTCGGGTAGCAGGTCCAATACCAGAGAAGAGGCCAGGGGTCGGCTTGaccatgaggagaggagagggcctgtccatgaggagaggagagggcctgtccatgaggagaggagagggcctgtccatgaggagaggagaggccctgtccatgaggagaggagaggccctgtccatgaggagaggagaggccttgtccatgaggagaggagagggcctgtccatgaggagaggagaggccctgtccatgaggagaggagaggccctatccatgaggagaggagagggcctgtccatgaggagaggagaggccctgtccatgaggagaggagagggcctgtccatgaggagaagagaggccctgtccatgaggagaagagaggccctgtccatgaggagaggagaggccctgtccatgaggagaggagaggccctgtccatgaggagaggagaggccctgtccatgaggagaggagaggccctgtccatgaggagaggagaggccctgtccatgaggagaagagagggcctgtccacgaggagaggagaggccctgtccacgaggagaggagaggccctgtccacgaggagaggagaggccctgtccacgaggagaggagaggccctgtCCACGAGGAGAGGAGGGGCCCTGTCCACGAGGCGAGGAGAGGGCCTGTCCACGAGGAGAGGAGGGGCCCTGTCCACGAGGCGAGGAGAGGGCCTGtccacgaggagaggagagggcctgTCCACGAGGAGAGGAGAAGCCCTGtccacgaggagaggagagggcctatACATGAGGCGAGGAGAGGGCCTATACATGAGTCCAGAAGAAGCACTGATCGTCATGGGAGAGCCAGCCCCATGGGCTTCCAAGATAGAGGTAGTCCCACAGAGCCCAGGGCCAGAAACAGTGCATTCCGAGGGGAGAGGGGGGCCCCAGCCCAGGGTGGCAAGAGACAGATGGGGCCCTCCATGAACCAGCCCCGGCCTCTAATTCAGGGAATGCAGGGGTACCGACCCCGGGATGCCATCCCCCAGCACTCCCCTCCGGAGCACCAGGTGTACCAACCCAGGGGAGGCGTCTGGGTCATGGAGCCCAGAGAGGAGGTGCCCGGTTGGGCAGAGGTGAGCAACAAGGAGCCCCGCTGCGAGAAGGACCGGGGACCAGGGCCGCGAGGAGGCCGTCCGCCAGCACAGGGCAGGATGGATCCTAGGAAACCTCAGCATAGTGATCTCAACCCCAACTGGAACCAACAGCAGAACGATATGGGAATGCCTCGCATGGGCGCCGGCGAGAAGGAGACGCTCACCATAAAGGTGGACATGAACCGGCCTGTGGGCCAGAACAG CCAGCTGTGCTACTCCTCAGACCGCCAGTTGTCGCTGGATCTGGTCAACGTGGGCCGCCAGCGCCTAGACTTCCTGCCCATGCTAGAGCATTCTGGGACGTACCAGGAGTCTGCAATGCACTCTGGGACTTTTGCCCAGGAGATCATCACCCTGGTGCACCAAGTCAAAG AGCATTACTTTAGGGGTGATGGTGTGACACTGAACGAGCGTTTCTCTGGCCCCCAAGATGGAGGTCTgcctgaggaggaggagcaggaggaagaaGGACCAACTCTGAACAG GCTGTTCAACATGAGTATGTCAGAACCTGATATGGAACCTGTCTTCTCTAAAGTTGGCCGCATGCAG AGGCAGCAGCAGGCAGTGAGAGATCCCAGAGACCTGAGACATGacctggagaggaggagacaggagaggctGGAGGGAGTGAAGGTCACCATACCTGGAGGCAGGCTCTCACAGCACCCCCTGGCTGCCGGGAG TGACCATCAGGGCGGGTATGGTAGAGAGGAAGACGAGGAACAGGAGGGCTTTTCAGGTTGGTCAGGCCCaccacagagagggaggaggtggccTGGAGACATG gggggtcagaggagaggtggCATGATTAGACAAGACATGGGAGACCAGCAAAGGAACAACTGGCCTCCGAATAGCCCTTGCAACCTGCCTGGATCAACGAGACAACAGAACCACAATATTAACG gtgCCAACTGGTGA
- the map7d2b gene encoding MAP7 domain-containing protein 2 isoform X4 produces the protein MTTVKRGAGHQVTGSPRMDKVQLARGRREEREKSHVCDFLTPPSPDQPITKCLSNSSASLHSPERASPSPQRPAYKCSPSRKASNGPPEDKTPRTPTTERGPASCLTDSSMRRLESPTTPTRSSSPRAHSKAMGTPKRVRSTKSRAQSPCSPGQYPPSPLRQRPPVTEGNHEARGHGTLERKSSKPDPTEKKIPKSCSRDLATDSPGTPTGRNVAGTTDAEEASRLLAERRRLARVQKEQEDKLRQEEERLRAEEEQRREQEARERQAREAQRAEEERERREGERERREEERKSREEEERRTKERRWKDMQDQLDREREEACLRAHREAERKRQEREVLQVQEEQERLQRKKRIEEIMKRTRKSETDSSSSGVCDVNRGQAGQGRELDQDESPLITLGPLERKSCGGDELSDGVQSMDVSPVSRDDLGIVQDFSPVSEALNSMSNARTLEHLLDLTALPDTPPYPRLQPGSAAALGDLNKNLLIQGYNPASLTSSSPRPAQLLHSLSPGKLDI, from the exons tgtgtgactTCCTGACACCACCCTCCCCGGACCAGCCAATCACTAAATGCCTCTCCAACTCTTCAGCCTCCCTGCACTCACcagaaagag CATCCCCCAGCCCCCAGCGACCGGCCTACAAATGTTCCCCCTCCAGGAAGGCAAGCAATGGACCCCCGGAAGACAAGACCCCCAGAACACCCACA acagagagaggccccgcctcctgtctgactgactctTCAATGAGACGCCTAGAATCTCCGACCACTCCCACGCGAAGCTCCTCCCCCAGAGCCCATAGCAAAGCAATGGGCACGCCCAAAAG GGTGAGGTCGACTAAGAGTCGTGCCCAATCCCCCTGCTCCCCGGGACagtaccctccctcccccctccgcCAGCGACCCCCAGTAACCGAGGGCAATCATGAGGCCAGGGGTCATGGAACCCTGGAGAGGAAGTCCTCCAAGCCGGACCCAACAGAGAAGAAGATCCCCAAGTCCTGCAGCAGAGACCTGGCGACAG ATTCTCCAGGTACGCCCACAGGCAGGAACGTTGCCGGGACAACGGATGCAGAGGAGGCGTCTAGACTGTTGGCTGAGAGGCGGCGTCTGGCCAGAGTACAGAAAGAGCAGGAGGACAAACTacgacaggaggaggagag gtTGAGAgctgaggaggagcagaggagagagcaggaggcGCGGGAGCGGCAGGCGAGAGAGGCACAacgagcagaggaggagagagagagacgggagggggagagagagagacgggaggaggagagaaagagcagagaagaggaggagagaaggaccaAGGAGAGACGATGGAAAGACATGCAGGATCAGCTGGAccgagag agagaggaggcGTGTCTGCGTGCTCACAGAGAGGCGgagaggaagaggcaggagagagaagtGCTGCAGGtacaggaggagcaggagagactGCAGAGGAAgaag CGGATTGAGGAGATCATGAAGAGGACGCGTAAGAGTGAAACGGACTCCTCATCCTCAG gtgtatgtgatgtgaacaggggccaggcagggcagggcagggagctGGATCAGGATGAGTCCCCTCTCATCACGCTGGGCCCCCTGGAGAGAAAGAGCTGTGGAGGGGACGAGCTGTCTGACGGGGTACAGTCTATGGACGTCAG CCCTGTGTCCAGGGATGACTTGGGTATCGTCCAAGACTTCTCTCCCGTCAGCGAGGCGTTAAACAGCATGAGTAACGCCCGAACCCTGGAGCACCTCCTGGACCTCACCGCCCTGCCAGACACACCCCCCTACCCCAGGCTGCAGCCGGGTAGTGCTGCAGCCCTGGGAGACCTCAACAAGAACCTGCTGATCCAGGGTTATAACCCCGCCTCCTTAACTAGCTCCTCCCCCAGGCCCGCCCAGCTTCTCCACAGCCTCAGCCCTGGCAAACTGGACATCTAG